A window of the Vigna radiata var. radiata cultivar VC1973A unplaced genomic scaffold, Vradiata_ver6 scaffold_340, whole genome shotgun sequence genome harbors these coding sequences:
- the LOC106753236 gene encoding uncharacterized protein LOC106753236, translated as MSAEKRKRQLHELEEMRLHAYDSSKSYKEKVKFYHDKKLVKKVFHPGQPVLLFNSRFKLFADKLKSKWSGPFSINDVKQHGAVELINPSSDDPQRSWVVNGQRLKHYIGGEVERLNTSIELVDP; from the coding sequence ATGTCTGCTGAGAAGAGAAAGAGGCAACTCCATGAACTTGAAGAGATGCGGCTTCATGCTTATGATTCCTCCAAGAGTTACAAGGAGAAGGTCAAGTTCTACCATGACAAGAAGCTGGTGAAGAAAGTCTTCCATCCTGGTCAACCAGTTTTGCTATTCAACTCCCGCTTCAAACTCTTTGCGGACAAATTGAAATCCAAGTGGTCGGGACCGTTCTCTATCAACGATGTCAAACAACATGGAGCAGTTGAACTGATAAATCCTTCCTCTGATGATCCACAAAGAAGCTGGGTAGTCAATGGGCAACGACTCAAGCATTACATTGGTGGTGAGGTTGAACGCCTCAACACAAGTATTGAGTTGGTTGACCCCTGA